In the Micrococcales bacterium genome, CGGGATCAAAGATCTGCGCGTCTCTGATGTCGGCGGTCGCCGCGACCGCCGTGACCACGATCAACACCACTCCTATCACTGGACCAAAGACCATCAAAACGATTCCCAAGACAATCCCGGCGATTCCTGGCTTCTTTTTGGCTTGGTTTGACACGACCGGCCTCCTTCGACTTCAGGACTAGCTAGGTGGCAGTTTAGCCGCGGCCAGTCCGGTGGCTGTTCAGGCTCAAGGCCCACAGGGCTCATTCGGCTGACGGCAGGCGGTGGCCCGGGCGCATGGCTCGCGGCGCCAAGCTGGCTGTCGCCCGGCCCGCCCTGGGACCAACTACTCGCCGGCCCGTTGGCGTTGGTGGTCAAGGGGCCAACGCTCGGGTGACCGTGTCTGCCAGCAGGCGGCCTTTGAGGGTCAGGACAATCCGGTCACCTGGCAGCGTGACCAGGCCGTCCGCCCGCAGTTGGCCGATGCCGTCCGTGGCCTTGGGATCAACCGCCGCCTGAGGCAGACCCTGGCTCAGGCGCAGTCCGAGCATGATCCTCTCCAGGCGGGCAGCTTGGCCTGCAACCACTTCAGTGTCTTCAACCGGCCGCCGGCCGGCCGCCAGGGCGGCGGCATGGTCACTGGGGTGGCGCAGGTTCCAGTACCGCCGGGATCCAATGGCGCCGTGGGCGCCTGGTCCAATCCCCCACCAATTGCCGCCCGTCCAGTAACCCAGGTTGTGGCGGCATTCGTGACCGGGCCGGGCCCAGTTCGAGATTTCGTACCATTCCAGGCCTCGCTGGCTCAGCAGTTGGTCGGCTAGTTCGTATTTGGCGGCTTGGTCATCCTGGTCGATTGGCGGCAACTGGCCGGCGGCCAGCCGCCGGCCCATGGCCGTACTCGGCTCGACCGTCAAGGCGTAGCAGGAAATGTGGTCTACTCCCAGGTCAAGCGCGGCTTGAAGGCTACCTTGCCAAGATGCCATTGACTCCCCCGGTGTGCCGTAGATTAGGTCAACCGACACCTCCAAACCAGCTGCCCGGCACCAAGCCACCACCTGGCCAACCCGCTCAGGTGAATGGCTCCGCTCCAAAGTAGCCAGCACCGCCGGATCAGCAGACTGCATGCCCACCGACAAGCGCGTGAAACCAGCCTTGGCCAGCCCTTCGATGTAGGGCTGGTCAACCGAATCGGGATTGGCCTCACAGGTGACCTCGGCCCCAGCGGCCAGGCCCCAAACGACCCGCACCTCGTCCAGCAACCTGGCCAGGTTTTCTAGCCGCAGCAAGGTCGGCGTGCCGCCACCAAAGAAAACCGTCCCTGCTGGACCAACACCGCCTGCGGCTCCACCACCCGCCGGCGAGCTCGCCACCGCACCCCGGCCATCGCCATCGGGCAGCAGACCCGCCACCAACCGCATCTCAGCAACGGCCAGGTCGACAAACCCGACCCGAAGATCGGCCGCAGTATAGGTATTGAAATCGCAGTAGCCACAACGCCGCAGGCAAAACGGCACGTGCACGTAAACACCCAGGCCCCGCCCTTGACGGTCGATGTCCCCAAGGTGACCGCCGGCACGAGGCGGCGGGTAAAGGGGGGCAGTCGGGGTTTGGCTCCGGGCATGTGACTTTGGCGATGCGGCGGCATCGCCCCAAGTCACGGCGCGTGACGGCGCCCCTGTCCCGGCGCCGGACGCGAGCCCTGCCACGGCGGCCTACTTTTTGCCCTCGGCCGCATCTTCGTTCGACAAGGCCGCGATGAAGGCTTCTTGCGGCACCTCGACCCGGCCTATTGTCTTCATCCGCTTTTTACCCTCTTTTTGCCGCTCGAGCAGTTTGCGTTTGCGCGTGATATCGCCGCCGTAGCATTTCGCCAACACGTCTTTGCGCAGGGCGCGGACGTTTTCCCGGGCAATCACCCGGGCTCCCACGGCGGCTTGGATTGGCACTTCGAATTGCTGGCGCGGGATCAGCTTTCTCAACCGGCCGGCCATCATCACACCGTAGGAGTAAGCCTTGTCTTGATGCACAATTGCCGAAAAGGCGTCGACCGTTTCGCCTTGCAGCAGGATGTCGACTTTGACCAGATCGGATTCTTGGGTGCCTTCAGGTTCGTAATCTAGCGAGGCGTAGCCGCGGGTTTTGGATTTCAACTGGTCGAAGAAGTCGAAAACGATCTCGGCCAGCGGCAGGTTGTAGCGCATTTCAACCCGTTCTTCGGACAGGTAGTCCATGCCCAATAGTTGGCCGCGGCGCTGCTGGCACAACTCCATAATCGAGCCAATGTACTCCGAGGGGGTCAAGATACCCGCCCGCACCACCGGTTCTTCGACGTGAGCCACTTTGCCGCCGGGGTATTCGGACGGATTGGTGACCTGGACTACTTCGCCGCTTTCCATTGTTACCTGGTAGACCACATTGGGGGCGGTCGAGATAAGATCCAGATCAAATTCGCGTTCCAACCGCTCGCGAATGATTTCCAGATGCAACAGCCCCAAAAAGCCACACCTAAACCCGAAACCCAAAGCAGCAGACGTCTCCGGCTCGTAGCTCAAGGCCGCATCGTTCAGTCTGAGCTTGTCCAGGGCATCGCGCAGCGCCGGGTAGTCGGTCCCGTCAATTGGATACAAACCGGAAAACACCATCGGTTTCGGGTCTCGGTAGCCGGCCAGCGGTGTCTTGGCCGGGTGGGTGTAGGCCGTGACGGTGTCGCCAACCCGGGATTGGCGGACGTCTTTGACGCCGGTGATCAGGTAGCCGACCTCGCCCACGCCCAGCGACTTGGTCGGGGTCGGGTCCGGCGAAATCACGCCGATTTCCAGGAGCTCGTGGGCGGTTTTGGTCGACATCATGGTCAGGCGTTCACGGGCCGAAATATGGCCGTCGACGACCCGGACGTAGGTCACCACGCCACGGTAGGTGTCGTAGACCGAATCGAAGATCAGCGCCCGGGCCGGCTCGTCTGGCTGCCCGGTGGGCGGAGTCACCCGGTGCACAATCGTGTCAAGCAGTTCCCTGACGCCATCGCCGGTTTTGCCGGAAACCATCAGGCAGTCTTCCGGTTGGCAGCCCAGCAAGTGGGCCACCTCCTCTGCACATTTGTCGGGTTGGGAGGCCGGCAGGTCGATCTTGTTTAGCACCGGGATGATGTCGAGGTCGTTTTCCAGCGCCATGTACAAATTGGCCAAGGTCTGGGCTTCAATCCCTTGAGCGGCGTCGACCAGCAACACCGCGCCTTCACAGGCCGCCAGTGAGCGCGAGACTTCGTAGGAGAAATCGACATGGCCGGGGGTGTCGATCATGTTCAAGATGTATTCGGCGCCATCGGCCGGCCAAACTAGGCGCACGGCCTGGGACTTGATGGTGATACCGCGTTCGCGTTCGATCTCCATCTTGTCGAGGTACTGGTCGCGCATGACCCGCTCGTCGACCGCCCCGGTTAGTTGCAGCATCCGGTCCGCCAACGTCGATTTGCCGTGGTCAATATGCGCAATTATGCAGAAATTGCGGATCAGAGCCGGGTCGACACGGTTGGACACGATGGCCAATCCTATCTGTCGCCCAGACCAGTGCCCGCCGCCGCCCTGTCGCCCCAGCTCACTGGCGCGTTCGACCGGCCGCTAGCATTCGTCCTTTTGCCCCTCCTCCAGCCGGCACAGCGCTTCTTTAACCGTTGTGCCTGGATCCCACTGGCGGGTACCGGATTCGGGTGTGGTTAGCAGGATGGTTGGCGTACCGGCCACGCCAAAGTCGATGGCCAGAGCCGTGGCGATCTGGACCATATCGAGGTAGGGCAGGTCAGTCATGGCGCGGGTCTGGCTTGGTCCGATGCCGGCTGCTTCAGCCAGGGCGACCAGCTCGTCTTGCGAAAGCCCTGGGGTGTTTTCGTCCGGGCGGTTGGTCCACAGGGCCTGGCTGAAAGCGGCAAAACGGTCCGGCGCGACTGCCGCCATGGCGTAGGCCGCCGCCGCCGCCCGCGAGGAGTAAAGCGAATCCCCGGACATCCGGTCCAAAAAGGCCAACGGGTGCGTCACCAGAACTACGTCGCCCGCATCGACTAGGTCTTTGATCTCCGAGCCGTGCTGGTACTCGAAGCGATCACAGAACGGGCACATGTAATCGACGAACACATCAATCCTGGACGCCTCCGGGCTGATCTGGGCAGGGGGTACAAGACTGGCCCGCCCATCGATACCCGTGACGATGCCCGGGATTGACTGCATTGATGACTCCTGGAAGCTGACAACTGTCTATGTCCAACGGGCAGGGTACAGGCTCCTATTCCCCGCGGGGTCCCACAACTTGGACTGATCACAGCGTAGGGCCTTGCACCAAAGCCGGCCGCTCCAACTCGGCAGTTGTTCAGAAGACTTCACAGGCGCCAAGAATCAACAATCCCGGCCGCCTGACAATCGGCGCCCCGCACGGCGACGCCGCCGCCAGCCCCACACCAATTCTGATCCAAGATGCTGCCACAATTGTGGACGTGGCTAGAAGGATGACCGACCCAACGGTCAACGTTGGCACCGCACTGGCGACAATAGGAGTTGCAGTGATCGCGGCGGCGTCCGCAGGTACCATCGCACCCCTGGCTGGACTGGTCGCTCCTGGTGGCACCATGTTCAAAGAGGCCAGAGCGTGGGTGCGCCGAAAGGACAGCCCATTGGCCCGGGCATATGCGCAGGGTGTTACCAAGGAATGGCTAACCACCGAATTGGCCAAAGATGGCGACCTTGAAGAACAAATGGCCACCGTAGCGGAGCGGATTGCGAAACTCCTGACGCGACGGGAATCCGCCCTGGTGAAGGCCATCAACGACCCAACCTTTCCTGAGATCCACAAGACCCTGCTCGCCGTGGGTGGCCAGGAACTGCGGGACTCAATTGAGCAAAGCGGTGGCGGCCAACAAGTTGCCATGTTTGACCTCCAACTCAAGCACGTGGCACGCGTCCTCGAGAGCCTTCGCAACCCGAATGCCCAGTACTTCAAGCAGGTCCTGAACGAGCTCAAAGCCCTAGAGAAAATGATGGAGGCAACAGCGAAGGAAGGCACCGTCAAGGAAGTTGGTGCAACTAGCGAAGCAACGCACCAGGTCGCGGTGGAGATCCTTGACGCGGCCACCACTGGAGACTTTGCCGGCTACCTAGGCAAACAGGAGTCCTTTCGCCCGGCCAGAGACACTTTGCTGGATTACCTCTCCGGCAAAGTTGCGTTCGTGGGCCGCACCGAGGAGCGAAAGCGCTTGCACGGCTTTTGCGATTCGGAGGCAAAGGTGGCCTGGGCGGCCATTACTGGACCGGGCGGCACCGGCAAGAGTCGCCTTGCCTACGAACTGTGTCGAGAGTACGAGAAGAGAGGTTGGCGGACCCTTTTTCTTCGGGATCCGTTCTTCGAGAAAACCTTCAGCAATTGGGACTATCCACAAGACTTGCTGGTGGTGGTCGACTATTTGACCGGGCGGGCGGCAAGAGTCGGCCGCTGGATCAACGAATTGAATCAGCAAGCCAGGCAGCACCGCCTAAGGTTGCTGCTGCTGGACCGAAACGAGTTCACCACACTGGGAGGCTCGGACGGTAGGGAAAGCTTTGGTGCAGAACCAACCTGGTACCAGCAGCTGACCAGTGGGGCAGGCAGAGGCGCTGAACAGCGGCTCCACCGTGACAACGACGGACGGTGTGTAATCAGTCTGCCTCAAATGACAAACACCGACATGAAAGAAACCCTTCGATCAGTATTTGTGCCCGCTAACGCATTGGATGACGTGATCAGTCGGCTTAACCAAATCGACCAAGGGCACAGCAGGCCCCTCTACTTGCTTTACGTTGCCAAGGCCTGGTTGGAAGACCCAGCTAAGGCCCGTGAGGTAACAGCAACACTGGCGAGCCTGCTCCAATTCATCTACCAACATGAAAAGGAGATCGTCGAGAAAGCCTGTCAACAATCTGAAGGCAGCTACCATCCAAGCGCTGTACTGGATCTGTGGGCCTATGCAACCGTCTCTGGTGGAATCGAGGACATTCGCGGCCTGCCTTCGGGAAGCTACGCAGCCAGAACAGTCGACGACGGCGTTTCAGCTGGGAACAGGCTCGCTTTCGCGGCACTGATCCGTAGCCACGCGGGATCTCATGCTGCTGACGTTGAACCGTACACGCCAGACATCGCTGGAGAGTTCTTGGCTCTCACCCGAGCACGTGTGGTCAAAGACGAAGACCTGACCCGACTCGTGTCCTGTGCCTGGGCAAACAGGCCCACACAGTTCCAGGGGTTTTTGGAGCGCGCTTGCCTCGACTTTGCAGAAGGGACGGCTGGGGGTGATGAGACCGGATTCGGCACGATGCTTGTTCCTGACGCAGGCTTGCTGCAACCGCCGTCTGATGCAGACCCCTGCGTTGCCAACCTCGGCTGTCACGGCTGCCTGGCACTGCTTGAGAGCACCGGACCCAGGCCAAAGGAAGCCTACGCATTGGCCATGGCGGGTCTCGCGAATGTCGTCAGCGCGGATCATGCAGTAAAGGCTCTCCGGCCGCTGGGTGAGCTCCCTGGTGGAGTCGGGGAAGAAACACAGGCCCTCAGCATGGCGATAGCGCTGGTCAACCTGGCGGTCGATGTTGGTGAGCCAGAGCAGGCCAGGCAGATAATTGACGGTGAACTCAAACCCCTGGCCGCCGACTTCCCCGACAACCCCGACATTCACCTTCCACTAGCGCAAGCGCTATTCAACCTGACCTACAAGATCGGTGAGCCAGAGCAGGCCAGGCAGATCATCGATGATGAACTAAAGCCACTGGCCGCCAACTTCCCCGACAACCCCAACATTCACCTCCTTCTAGCGCAAGCGCTGGTCAACCTGACGTACAAGACCGGTGAGCCAGGGCAGACCAAGCAGATAATTGACATTGAACTCACACCACTGGCCGCCAACTTCCCCGACAACCCCGACATTCACGTTCGACTAGCGCGAGCGCTGTTCAACCTGGCGTACCGGACTGGTGAGCCGGAGCAAATCAGGCAGACCATTGACAATGAACTCACACCACTGGCCGCCAACTTCCCCGACAACCCCAACATTCACCTTCCTCTAGCGCAAGCGCTGGTCAACCTGACGTACAAGACCGGTGAGCCGGAGCAGATCAGGCAAATCATCGACAATGAACTAAAGCCACTGGCCGCCAACTTCCCCGACAACCCCGAATTCAACTTCGACTAGCGCGAGCGCTATTCAACTTGACGCACAAGATCGGTGAGCCGGTGCGAGCCCAGGCGGATGTTCGATGGTGAGCTCAAACCGTTGACCGCCAGCTTCCCTGACAACCCCGACATTTAAGTTCAGCTAGCGATGGCGCTGGCCAACTTGACAGCCACTCTGAGTGAGCCGGGTCAAGTCAGGGAGATTGTTGAACGCGGTCTCAAACCGCCGGCCGTCAAGTTCCCCAATAACCCCGACATCCAGCTTCAACTGGCAATGGCTCTGTTCAACCTGTCGAACAAGGTGGTCGAGCCAGAGCAGGCCAGACGGATCATTGACGGCGAACTTAGACCGCTAGCCGCCGACTTCGCTGGCGACCCCAGAATCCAGCGTCAGCTAGCGAAGGCGTTGGTCAACCTGACGATCGAGGTGGGTGAACCGAAGCAGGCCTGGCAGATCTTTGCGCATGACCTGGCACCTCTCGTGGCCCGCTTCCCTCAGTGGCTGGAAAACGGCGGCCCCTTTGGCGCACCTAGAGCGCTAAGCAGTCGAAACCCACGCATAGTCCCCGATCTGGCCGGCGATGGGCTGCGGTCGTGGGTCGAAAGCGTTCAGGTGTTTGTGGCTTGGGGGTCTTGGGGGACGTAAGTGATTTCGAATTCTTCGATGGCGCGGTAGTCCTGTTGGCGGAGGCGCGGGTTCAGCCCGTTGATGCCGATGGGCCGGCACACGCCCAGGCCCCGACCCAGAGAAACTGGTTAGCCCATATCCGCCCTGATGGAGAGGTCTCTGGGTCGACCTGGGCTGGGGACACCTAGCTAGCCAGTCCGTCGCGGCCCGTGACGATGCCGGGGATTTGCTACATCAGCTACTCTCGGATGAGGCCGCTGCGTCGAGGGCTGGTGGGCTACTTCCTATCCACCGGGCCTGAGACAGGCTTCTATTCCCGCCACGACCCGTGGTTGGACTAGTCCAGCGCAAGGCCTCATGCGATCCGACGGTGACCGGACCAAGTTGCCGTGCAGCCGAGGTCAAAGCTGCCCTCTGTCGACAAACCCGTTTTTGCTGGTGGATGGTGCCGCTTCGGTTACGACGCCAGCACCGGGTTCACTGGTTCGGCCCAACACGCCCACCGCAAAGGGTGCCATAGCCACGTCTCCAATCTGGGGTAAACTGGTGCGGCCGGGCTCTATGCGCGGGTCCGGCCAGTAATGATGCACCCGTCGTCTTTCTCGCGTGCCGGGTGCACTGGAGGGAAAGTCCAGATGCTCGTGGTAGGCCGGGCGAGCGGCTCGGCCCAGGTGCCGGCAGGTTGTGCCTGTGGCTATCTTGCTGCCAATGAACGTGCACTGGCGCGGTGCCTGATACTGGGGAGATCACAAGCCCCCGTCCTCGGCGACAGATTCCTCGTGCTTTTGGACCCAGCGAGATCGGAAGTGACCTGAAGATGCTCAAGAATCCGACGCCGACGACGGAGGCTCACCTTGCTCAATCCCACGCGGAGAGGGTTCCGCGTAAGGGCAAGATTCCGAAGCCGTTCCGTCGAGGTGTCCGTGACTGGTTCAGCCACGGAGGCACGCCGCGCACCGATGGTAACGGGGGCGGGCAGGGCATCGGCGATCTTAACCCGGAAGAGCTCGACTTCTAGAACACAGCCTCGGCCCCACTCCCCCAAGGTGCTATGCCAATGCAGTCTCTTACCCCCAAGGACAAGTGTCTGAGTGAACTCATCCGGCAACTCATGTCCAATGACATGGAATGGATTCGCCGAAGAGAGGAGTCGCTATTCCCCCTGACAGAAGACGGTGTCGGACGGTCGGTGAAGTTCGAAATTGACGTCTCCAAGCTCAGTCGAATCGCGGAAACTTGCGGACCAATTGACCGGATTCTCGTCCCACTGGGATGGCTGAAGAAGGACATTGAGAAACGCTTCGTCGCAACCGTCGACGGTAAGCCGGCGACCCGACTCACACGCGACGAAGTCTCAACTGCCGCTGTGTCCATACTACTCGATTGCATGCCAGAGGAGCCTCGCAGAAGCCTCTCAAAAGCCGCAATTCAGGTACTATTTGATATCTGCTACGGATTCCCAGTCAAAAAAGACTTCCAGATAATAACTGGATCAGGAAAGGCGAACGGATCCAAAATGCCGTTGCCACCGCTTTGGGCTGGCATCAAAAGCCTCGCGCAGCCGGACAAGGACGCACTGAGGGCAGCGATGCGTGACCCGCAATTCCTGGCATTCCTAATGCGATTCACAATCAACTCCCTGCCCACAATCGAGGTTCGTCTGGCCGACATCGAGAATAGGCCGTCGTGTTTTGTGGAATACGAGCTTCTGTCAGGTCCTACCGGTCGACAACAGTATTCTGAGTTGGGCCAGGGGAAAATGCGCAACCGAGAAAAGGGATCTGGCCGTATTTGGTCACGCTTCGCCATGATGAGTGTCCCGTATGAAATCAAGATCTCTGGGTTCATGGAGGCTCAGCGTGAGCACCTTCGGATTCACCTACCAGAAGGCCTTCAGCTGGCGTCGTTGCCCCACATCGCTGTCAACCCGGAAGTAGATGAGAACAGTAGGGCCGAGATAGCAGAGTCGACCTACTTTTCGGCAACCTTGGGCACCCTCGCAATCTATCGGGCCAGACTCAAACAGAGGCACGATGACTACCGCTACCGGCTTAGCCTGTTTGCTGATCTTTCCGGTTTTGCAGTCCCGGCCTTGCTCAGCCTTGCGGCTGGGGCGATGTGCCTGTTCCTGCTTGTGCTGCTGCATTTCCTGTGGCGTTGTGGTCACGCCACATTCTTTTTTAACGCCAAGGTGTTTGACCCGGACAATTACTACAACGTGCTCGAGGTGTTGCTACTTGGCTCGGCGCTGGTGACAGGCTGGTCAGTCCACGCTGATCCGAAGGGTGTAAGGAGAATTCTTCTAAGCCCTCCGCGACGGATGGTGGTGTTTGCGATGATCGTAAACGTCAGTGTTGGCCTATTCTCGGCGGTGTTTGGCCACGAAATTCCCCCCAGTCCTCTGGTTTTGGCATGGCTAGTCGCTTTGGCTGTAAATGCGGCAGTGATCGTGTCCCTGTTTATTTCGATCGTCATCCATAGGAGGGCGACAAAAGCCATACTCCCGCATCTTGGCGAGACGCTCAGGCCACCTGTGCTGGATACGGATACCAGATTCCCGTTCTTTTCCAAGTACACAGGTAGAACCGAGGCTGTGCTGGGTACTGAGGAGCCGCCGGAGGACCTGCAAGGTGGATGAGTCAACCCCGTGGCAGCCACCTCCTCAAAGTCGAGGACCGTCACCCGGAATTTGTCACGCTGGTCTGCGTAAACTCAGAATCCAGGGGCATGGCGGTTTGCCGTTCATGATAGGGCATCCGATCTGTTCGGATACCGTTTGTCTAAGGCTTTTCGCCGATGGTCGACACTCAGCCGCATGCCTTGGCAACTCCCCAAAACGCCGACCCATCGACGTGGGCCCAAACAGGCCAGGCATGCGGTGGCCGGCCTCAAGCAGAAACTCACGACCGATTGCGAGGCTCGAAGACATAGGTGATTTCGAATTCTTTGACTGCGCGGTAGCGCTGTTGGCGCAGGCGCAGGTCTAGCCAGTTGGAACCGAAAGGTTGGAACACATCCAGGCCGCGGCCCAGGATTATTAGCCAGCCGGTGTCCGCCTGGATCGAGCGGTCGTGGATGGTGTCGCTAAAGGAGTAGTCGAAGCTGATTCCGGCCACGGCCACGTTGGTGCGCACGTCTTCCAGGAGGCCAAGTTGCTTCTTGGCCTCTTCTGGGGTTTCGTCAACCTTCGTGGTGAGGTGCACCTTCACCTCAACGCTGGGGTCTGTCACCTTTGTGATGGTCTCGATCAGCTCCACCAGATTCCGCATCTGGTGGGAGGCGCGGATGTAGGGATCGATCACCTCGATCCGGGTCGCGGCCCGGAGGTAGGGGCCGAAGAAGCGGTCGAAGCTGAAGCCGCGGCGGCCTTCGGCGAACTTGTGGTGGCCAGGCTTCAGCACGGTCTGTGCCGGCGTTGAAGGCTCAGCAGGTCGCTTGGCATCAGGCGCCCCAGCTGCCGCCGCATCGGCTGCTGACCCCGCGGGCGAGGGCGCGCCAGAGTCAGCCGGGGACCCGGCATCGGCCTCCCCAGTCCCAGGCTCCGGCTCGGCCGCCACCCGGTGGTAGAGCTCGGGGTACTCGTCTTCCTCTAAGGTCGCAACCGGGGACCACTCACCACCGCTCTCAG is a window encoding:
- the lepA gene encoding translation elongation factor 4; translated protein: MSNRVDPALIRNFCIIAHIDHGKSTLADRMLQLTGAVDERVMRDQYLDKMEIERERGITIKSQAVRLVWPADGAEYILNMIDTPGHVDFSYEVSRSLAACEGAVLLVDAAQGIEAQTLANLYMALENDLDIIPVLNKIDLPASQPDKCAEEVAHLLGCQPEDCLMVSGKTGDGVRELLDTIVHRVTPPTGQPDEPARALIFDSVYDTYRGVVTYVRVVDGHISARERLTMMSTKTAHELLEIGVISPDPTPTKSLGVGEVGYLITGVKDVRQSRVGDTVTAYTHPAKTPLAGYRDPKPMVFSGLYPIDGTDYPALRDALDKLRLNDAALSYEPETSAALGFGFRCGFLGLLHLEIIRERLEREFDLDLISTAPNVVYQVTMESGEVVQVTNPSEYPGGKVAHVEEPVVRAGILTPSEYIGSIMELCQQRRGQLLGMDYLSEERVEMRYNLPLAEIVFDFFDQLKSKTRGYASLDYEPEGTQESDLVKVDILLQGETVDAFSAIVHQDKAYSYGVMMAGRLRKLIPRQQFEVPIQAAVGARVIARENVRALRKDVLAKCYGGDITRKRKLLERQKEGKKRMKTIGRVEVPQEAFIAALSNEDAAEGKK
- the hemW gene encoding radical SAM family heme chaperone HemW, whose translation is MAGLASGAGTGAPSRAVTWGDAAASPKSHARSQTPTAPLYPPPRAGGHLGDIDRQGRGLGVYVHVPFCLRRCGYCDFNTYTAADLRVGFVDLAVAEMRLVAGLLPDGDGRGAVASSPAGGGAAGGVGPAGTVFFGGGTPTLLRLENLARLLDEVRVVWGLAAGAEVTCEANPDSVDQPYIEGLAKAGFTRLSVGMQSADPAVLATLERSHSPERVGQVVAWCRAAGLEVSVDLIYGTPGESMASWQGSLQAALDLGVDHISCYALTVEPSTAMGRRLAAGQLPPIDQDDQAAKYELADQLLSQRGLEWYEISNWARPGHECRHNLGYWTGGNWWGIGPGAHGAIGSRRYWNLRHPSDHAAALAAGRRPVEDTEVVAGQAARLERIMLGLRLSQGLPQAAVDPKATDGIGQLRADGLVTLPGDRIVLTLKGRLLADTVTRALAP
- a CDS encoding thioredoxin domain-containing protein gives rise to the protein MQSIPGIVTGIDGRASLVPPAQISPEASRIDVFVDYMCPFCDRFEYQHGSEIKDLVDAGDVVLVTHPLAFLDRMSGDSLYSSRAAAAAYAMAAVAPDRFAAFSQALWTNRPDENTPGLSQDELVALAEAAGIGPSQTRAMTDLPYLDMVQIATALAIDFGVAGTPTILLTTPESGTRQWDPGTTVKEALCRLEEGQKDEC